From a region of the Brevibacterium siliguriense genome:
- a CDS encoding acyl-CoA dehydrogenase family protein, whose product MRETQTAAEGTGEMTFHPTDLQAELVELVTAIIDKQSGDERVAALDAEACSWDEALYASLAEAGVIGALIDGDDGLGMIGLSLCLIEAGARLARIPLAGSVVTALILSEAGLSESVEAMAAGTMTAAPALPSRLHSVARTGGRLHGRVGIVPTGAAASHLLIADDDDCLWFVAKETPGISTAPTGFSYDNGVAVTIDISIEDCQRLDGVGRAELEGRWRTALSAVAVGACREAVARTAKYTSERVQFGKPLSSKQGVLHRAADAHIDTECMRLTTLNAASLYDAGDSGAARAGLEAAWWTATGGSRVVHATQHLHGGMGADLDNHIHRFFVLVREIGIVLGAADALLEELGSDIVAHAREE is encoded by the coding sequence ATGAGGGAAACGCAGACAGCAGCCGAAGGCACGGGCGAGATGACGTTCCACCCCACCGATCTGCAGGCCGAACTGGTCGAACTGGTCACTGCCATCATCGATAAGCAGTCCGGCGACGAGCGGGTAGCCGCATTGGATGCTGAGGCATGCAGCTGGGATGAAGCCCTATACGCTTCCCTGGCCGAAGCCGGTGTCATCGGTGCCCTCATCGACGGCGACGACGGTCTCGGTATGATCGGGCTGAGCCTGTGCCTGATCGAGGCCGGGGCGCGGCTGGCCCGCATCCCTCTGGCCGGCTCTGTCGTCACCGCCCTCATCCTCTCCGAGGCGGGACTCAGCGAATCGGTCGAGGCGATGGCCGCCGGAACGATGACGGCCGCCCCCGCTCTGCCCAGCCGACTGCACTCGGTGGCCCGCACCGGTGGCCGGCTCCATGGTCGCGTGGGCATCGTGCCCACCGGCGCCGCCGCCAGCCACCTGCTCATCGCCGACGATGACGACTGCCTCTGGTTCGTGGCCAAGGAGACCCCCGGCATCAGCACCGCGCCGACGGGCTTCTCCTATGACAACGGTGTCGCAGTGACGATCGACATCTCGATCGAAGACTGTCAGAGGCTCGACGGCGTCGGCCGCGCTGAACTCGAAGGACGCTGGCGAACCGCGCTGTCGGCGGTCGCCGTCGGAGCCTGCCGGGAAGCCGTGGCACGAACTGCGAAGTACACATCGGAGCGTGTGCAATTCGGCAAACCGCTGTCATCGAAGCAAGGTGTGCTCCACCGTGCTGCCGACGCCCATATCGATACCGAATGCATGCGGCTGACGACGTTGAACGCCGCCAGTCTCTATGACGCGGGCGATTCCGGCGCCGCCCGAGCCGGCCTCGAGGCCGCGTGGTGGACAGCGACCGGCGGCAGTCGCGTAGTCCACGCCACTCAGCACCTGCATGGCGGAATGGGTGCCGACCTCGACAACCACATCCATCGGTTCTTCGTCCTCGTCCGCGAGATCGGGATCGTCCTCGGAGCTGCGGACGCCCTCCTCGAAGAACTCGGCAGCGACATCGTCGCCCACGCACGAGAGGAATGA
- a CDS encoding AMP-binding protein → MTTTSQNQDLEAGNALPTTAAALVVARLGDDHIGIRFEDDDYTWDDFARAAIRRSHFLAQHLDPAQPPHLGILLENRPEFLFWWGGCALSGAAMVCMNPTRRGRELVDDVLATDCQILIVDSMTRGLIDSAALPGVEVINIDAHQHTEALNGFDDGRPPESAPAADPKTILTMQFTSGSTGRPKAAMCSTGRFAAAATYGSGGLGPEDVSYNSMPLFHSNSILGCWATPLYQGGTFVLARRFSASRFLDDLLKYEVTYFNYVGRVLSYILAQPEREEEKLVKLKSAFGTEAPVRDRKEFARRFGIEPFESYGSSEGGLNFVRSADTPEDALGLPPAGAAYTAAVIDPIDMSERPRARFGTHGELLNADEAIGELAALGARGTFEGYYKDPEAESERLRGNNFLSGDLGYRDEAGYFYFAGRGGDRLRVDGENFSGAPIERIVGRYPDAQLAAIYPVPDEISGDQVMLALQMVDGRTFDPVGFGEFLDAQADLGTKWAPRYIRIVNRLPVTATAKINKKELRKDAWHTDDPVYYRPGKGNEYHRLEPAHVEELLRRFEDSGRKELLNR, encoded by the coding sequence ATGACCACGACGAGTCAGAACCAGGACCTCGAAGCAGGAAACGCCCTGCCGACGACGGCGGCGGCTCTGGTGGTCGCCCGCCTCGGCGATGACCACATCGGCATCCGCTTCGAGGACGACGACTACACATGGGACGACTTCGCCCGGGCAGCGATTCGTCGCAGCCATTTCCTGGCCCAGCACCTCGACCCCGCCCAGCCGCCGCATCTGGGGATCCTCCTGGAGAATCGGCCCGAGTTCCTGTTCTGGTGGGGCGGATGCGCGCTGTCCGGGGCGGCAATGGTGTGTATGAATCCAACCCGACGTGGTCGGGAACTCGTCGACGATGTGCTGGCCACGGACTGCCAGATCCTCATCGTCGATTCCATGACTCGGGGACTCATCGACTCCGCGGCGCTGCCCGGGGTCGAGGTCATCAATATCGATGCGCACCAGCACACGGAGGCGCTGAACGGATTCGACGACGGCCGGCCGCCGGAATCGGCGCCCGCAGCCGACCCGAAGACGATACTGACCATGCAGTTCACCTCCGGATCCACGGGTCGTCCCAAGGCCGCGATGTGCTCGACGGGCCGATTCGCCGCCGCCGCGACATACGGTTCGGGAGGTCTCGGCCCCGAAGACGTGTCCTACAACTCGATGCCGTTGTTCCACTCGAACTCCATCCTCGGCTGCTGGGCCACGCCGCTGTACCAGGGCGGGACGTTCGTACTGGCCCGCCGCTTCTCGGCCAGTCGCTTCCTCGACGACCTCCTGAAGTACGAGGTCACGTACTTCAACTATGTCGGCCGCGTCCTGTCCTACATCCTCGCCCAGCCGGAACGCGAAGAAGAGAAGCTGGTGAAGCTCAAGTCGGCTTTCGGCACCGAGGCGCCTGTGCGCGACAGGAAGGAATTCGCTCGCCGGTTCGGAATCGAACCCTTCGAATCCTATGGCTCCTCCGAAGGCGGACTGAACTTCGTGCGCTCGGCCGACACACCTGAGGATGCACTGGGACTGCCTCCCGCAGGGGCGGCATACACCGCTGCGGTCATCGACCCGATCGACATGAGCGAACGCCCTCGGGCCCGCTTCGGCACGCACGGCGAGCTGCTCAATGCCGATGAGGCCATCGGCGAGCTTGCCGCCCTCGGCGCACGCGGGACTTTCGAAGGCTACTACAAGGACCCGGAGGCCGAATCCGAGCGGCTGCGCGGGAACAACTTCCTCTCCGGCGACCTCGGCTACCGGGATGAGGCGGGCTACTTCTACTTCGCCGGTCGAGGCGGTGACCGCCTGCGCGTCGACGGGGAGAACTTCTCCGGTGCCCCGATCGAGAGGATCGTCGGCCGATATCCCGACGCCCAGCTGGCGGCGATCTACCCCGTTCCCGACGAAATCAGCGGGGATCAGGTGATGCTTGCGCTGCAGATGGTCGACGGTCGGACCTTCGACCCGGTGGGCTTCGGTGAGTTCCTCGACGCTCAGGCCGACCTGGGAACCAAATGGGCTCCGCGCTACATCCGCATCGTCAACAGACTGCCGGTGACCGCCACAGCGAAGATCAACAAGAAGGAGCTGCGCAAGGACGCCTGGCACACCGACGACCCGGTCTACTACCGCCCAGGAAAGGGCAACGAATACCACCGACTCGAACCCGCACATGTGGAGGAACTCCTGAGACGGTTCGAGGACTCCGGACGAAAGGAACTGCTCAACCGATGA
- a CDS encoding FAS1-like dehydratase domain-containing protein, with the protein MTVTTEPKIDPERAARRIAELIAAGRARHYRARDRVSTATINTLLDVLGDRNPIYIDEAEAKQHGHDSVIAPATALQVWTMNCLGEEATASPVDAAYDILRDCGFPSVVAVNSEQHYDRPIVPGDLISSTETVEELSELKQTGLGPGMFITTLFVFRDEEGDQVGTMRFRTLWYAAGQKKED; encoded by the coding sequence ATGACTGTCACCACCGAACCGAAGATCGATCCCGAAAGGGCAGCACGCAGGATTGCGGAGCTCATCGCCGCAGGTCGTGCCCGGCACTATCGCGCTCGCGACCGGGTGTCGACGGCGACGATCAACACACTGCTCGACGTGCTGGGCGATCGCAACCCCATCTATATCGATGAAGCAGAGGCCAAGCAGCACGGGCATGACAGCGTCATCGCGCCGGCGACGGCGCTGCAGGTGTGGACGATGAACTGTCTCGGCGAGGAAGCCACCGCCAGTCCCGTCGACGCCGCCTATGACATCCTTCGCGACTGCGGTTTCCCCAGCGTCGTCGCCGTCAACAGCGAACAGCACTATGACCGCCCGATCGTCCCCGGAGACCTCATCAGCAGCACGGAAACCGTCGAAGAGCTCTCGGAACTCAAGCAGACCGGTCTGGGGCCGGGGATGTTCATCACCACGCTCTTCGTCTTCCGCGACGAGGAGGGCGACCAAGTCGGAACCATGCGATTCCGGACACTGTGGTACGCCGCCGGACAGAAGAAGGAGGATTGA
- a CDS encoding Zn-ribbon domain-containing OB-fold protein, with the protein MTEALRPRPALNLDNAFYFDALKEGRLVAQQCGDCAEFRHPPVPCCPRCQSFDWDVSDLSDTGELVTYTVLHHPVVPPFEAGYIVGLVEFAEGVRIVMNLEIDEADVSIGMNVEVRPHFYDPDLALPAGFGPGAETCVRSSTETTHSTDNDEKEA; encoded by the coding sequence ATGACCGAGGCACTGCGCCCTCGTCCCGCGCTCAACCTGGACAATGCGTTCTATTTCGACGCGCTCAAGGAAGGGCGCCTCGTCGCCCAGCAATGCGGCGACTGTGCCGAATTCCGGCACCCGCCCGTGCCCTGCTGTCCGCGCTGCCAGTCCTTCGACTGGGATGTCTCGGACCTGTCGGACACCGGCGAGCTCGTGACCTACACGGTCCTGCATCATCCGGTGGTGCCCCCATTCGAGGCAGGCTACATCGTCGGACTCGTCGAATTCGCCGAAGGCGTGCGCATCGTGATGAATCTTGAGATCGACGAGGCTGACGTCTCCATCGGTATGAACGTCGAAGTCCGGCCGCACTTCTACGACCCGGACCTGGCGCTCCCCGCCGGATTCGGGCCGGGAGCCGAGACCTGTGTCCGCTCTTCGACTGAGACGACACACAGCACCGACAATGATGAGAAGGAGGCGTGA
- a CDS encoding MaoC/PaaZ C-terminal domain-containing protein, with amino-acid sequence MPTECEPGQTLPEMTIPVTATLVAGGAIATRDWSLVHHDTAAAEAAGTQDIFMNILTTNGLIGRFVTDWAGPQAELTDVSIRLGAPNFPGDTFTVTGTVSEFDEESASALIEVTGTNGIGTHASGHVRVALQGRKR; translated from the coding sequence ATGCCCACAGAATGCGAACCGGGTCAGACACTGCCCGAGATGACCATTCCGGTGACCGCGACACTCGTCGCCGGAGGAGCGATCGCCACCCGTGACTGGTCACTGGTCCACCACGACACCGCTGCTGCCGAAGCCGCGGGCACTCAGGACATCTTCATGAATATCCTGACGACGAACGGCCTCATCGGTCGTTTCGTCACCGACTGGGCCGGGCCCCAGGCCGAGCTCACCGATGTGAGCATCCGCCTCGGCGCCCCGAACTTTCCCGGCGACACCTTCACGGTCACGGGCACCGTCAGCGAATTCGACGAGGAGAGTGCCAGCGCCCTGATCGAGGTCACGGGCACGAATGGGATCGGAACACATGCCAGTGGCCACGTTCGAGTTGCGCTGCAGGGAAGGAAACGCTGA
- a CDS encoding lipid-transfer protein, whose translation MRSHHDAAAIAGIGATEFSKASGRTELQLALEASKAALDDAGIAPHEVDGFVSYSMDTSPSIEVARGLGCENVSYFGLVDYGGGAACATIMHAAMAVATGAAETVVCYRAFNERSGARFGAALDVSSWGVDARAANYAWYLPHGLMTPASWIAMFAQRYMHNYGATSEDFGRVSVLDRKHAATNPKAWFYEQPITMADHQASRWIAKPLHLLDCCQESDGGQAFVITSRERAKDLAQPSAVIRASAQGVSYDQHNMTSFYRQDRDRPLPEMGLVADQLWTATGLSPKDMDAAILYDHFTPFVLAQLEEFGFCGPGEAPDLLADGFGEMDSATPLNTHGGQLGEAYIHGMNGIAEGVRQIRGSAANQAAYVDHVLVSAGTGVPTSALVLGREH comes from the coding sequence ATGAGAAGTCACCACGATGCTGCCGCGATCGCCGGAATCGGAGCCACCGAGTTCTCGAAGGCATCCGGTCGCACAGAGCTGCAGCTGGCACTCGAGGCCTCGAAGGCGGCTCTCGATGATGCGGGAATCGCTCCTCACGAAGTCGACGGGTTCGTCTCCTACTCGATGGACACCTCTCCCTCGATCGAGGTCGCTCGAGGACTCGGCTGCGAGAACGTCAGCTATTTCGGTCTCGTCGACTACGGCGGCGGAGCCGCCTGCGCCACGATCATGCACGCGGCCATGGCAGTGGCCACGGGAGCGGCCGAGACCGTCGTCTGCTACCGGGCCTTCAACGAACGCTCCGGTGCCCGTTTCGGAGCCGCTCTGGACGTCAGTTCGTGGGGCGTCGACGCCCGCGCGGCGAACTATGCCTGGTATCTGCCGCACGGTCTGATGACCCCTGCCTCGTGGATCGCGATGTTCGCTCAGCGGTATATGCACAACTATGGGGCCACGAGCGAGGACTTCGGCAGGGTCTCGGTCCTCGATCGCAAACACGCGGCGACGAATCCGAAGGCATGGTTCTACGAGCAGCCGATCACCATGGCTGATCATCAGGCCTCGCGGTGGATCGCCAAGCCGCTTCACCTCCTCGACTGCTGTCAGGAATCCGACGGCGGGCAGGCCTTCGTCATCACGTCCCGGGAACGGGCGAAGGACCTCGCGCAGCCATCGGCAGTCATCCGCGCCTCGGCGCAGGGCGTCAGCTACGACCAGCACAACATGACCAGCTTCTATCGGCAGGACAGGGATCGACCCCTGCCGGAGATGGGCCTGGTCGCCGACCAGCTGTGGACGGCTACAGGACTGAGCCCGAAAGACATGGATGCGGCCATCCTCTACGACCATTTCACCCCGTTCGTGCTGGCTCAGCTCGAGGAGTTCGGCTTCTGCGGTCCCGGCGAGGCACCCGATCTTCTGGCCGACGGTTTCGGCGAGATGGACTCTGCGACTCCGCTGAACACACACGGCGGACAGCTGGGCGAGGCCTATATCCATGGAATGAACGGCATCGCCGAGGGTGTGCGCCAGATCCGGGGAAGTGCCGCCAACCAGGCCGCCTACGTCGACCACGTCCTCGTCAGCGCGGGCACCGGTGTGCCGACAAGTGCGCTGGTGCTCGGCCGCGAACACTGA
- a CDS encoding TetR/AcrR family transcriptional regulator — MPRLNVERAAARPTNASGRQRYQNIVRVARTLTIDHGEDAVQMQEVAKQAGVALNTLYRYFPSKSHLYTAILEDELMTLDVRAQSPQEVFSLNDDDAAERVLDLITGASNSLLSRPNLAKAMMNATMASQASSGIAVAQSDKLLETAVLKVLGIVEPVAEDHRMIYAIMLSWTAALSAVLNDRLRRSEFEEVLRLSITQLIKVRSNRAES, encoded by the coding sequence GTGCCACGACTGAATGTCGAACGAGCGGCGGCACGTCCGACGAATGCCAGCGGGCGGCAGCGCTATCAGAACATCGTCAGGGTCGCACGGACGTTGACGATCGATCATGGTGAAGATGCGGTGCAGATGCAGGAGGTCGCGAAACAGGCCGGTGTCGCGCTCAACACGCTCTATCGCTATTTCCCCTCGAAATCGCATCTGTACACGGCGATCCTCGAAGATGAACTCATGACTCTCGATGTCCGTGCGCAGAGCCCCCAGGAAGTCTTCTCGCTCAACGACGACGATGCTGCCGAACGTGTCCTCGACCTGATCACCGGCGCGAGCAACTCTCTGCTCTCGCGACCGAATTTGGCCAAAGCCATGATGAACGCGACGATGGCCTCTCAGGCCAGCAGCGGCATCGCCGTGGCACAGTCGGACAAGCTGCTGGAGACGGCCGTGCTCAAGGTACTCGGCATCGTCGAACCCGTGGCCGAAGACCACAGGATGATCTACGCGATCATGCTCTCGTGGACGGCGGCCCTGTCCGCCGTGCTCAATGATCGTCTGCGACGCAGCGAATTCGAGGAGGTTCTGCGCCTGTCGATCACACAGCTGATCAAAGTGCGGTCCAACCGCGCCGAATCCTGA
- a CDS encoding SDR family NAD(P)-dependent oxidoreductase gives MPDLSGKNGFVTAAGSGIGRASALAFARAGAKVLVTDIVEDTVEETCSLIRAAGGIAEGRIVDASSDEDARAVVADVVDRWGSLDFAHNHAGLGAAALPFAEQKREAWQRLFDVNVFGLMSFMKYELAQMEKQGAGAIVNTSSMSGKNGSPGLSPYNASKWAVNGMTQTAALEYAAKGIRVNAFCPSATMTPALASWAEASPEEYRAVTEAIPMKRVSSPEEQAAAAVWLCSDEAGFITGTLLNVDGGDGILGKQ, from the coding sequence ATGCCAGATCTCAGCGGAAAGAACGGCTTCGTCACGGCGGCTGGAAGCGGAATAGGTCGAGCCAGTGCTCTGGCCTTCGCCCGAGCCGGCGCAAAGGTGCTGGTCACAGACATCGTCGAGGACACTGTGGAGGAGACCTGCTCACTCATCCGAGCCGCAGGCGGCATTGCAGAAGGACGAATCGTCGACGCCTCATCGGATGAGGATGCGCGTGCGGTCGTCGCAGATGTCGTCGATCGGTGGGGCAGCCTGGACTTCGCCCACAACCATGCGGGACTCGGCGCTGCGGCTCTGCCGTTCGCCGAACAGAAGCGTGAGGCCTGGCAGCGTCTCTTCGACGTCAATGTCTTCGGCCTCATGAGCTTCATGAAGTACGAGCTGGCGCAGATGGAGAAGCAGGGGGCTGGTGCCATCGTCAACACGTCCTCGATGTCGGGGAAGAACGGCAGTCCGGGCCTGTCGCCCTACAACGCTTCGAAATGGGCCGTCAACGGCATGACTCAGACGGCTGCGCTCGAATACGCAGCCAAGGGGATCCGCGTCAACGCCTTCTGCCCATCGGCGACGATGACGCCGGCGCTCGCCTCCTGGGCCGAGGCCTCGCCCGAGGAATACCGTGCCGTCACGGAGGCGATCCCGATGAAGCGGGTCTCCAGCCCTGAGGAGCAGGCCGCCGCCGCAGTGTGGCTGTGTTCGGACGAGGCCGGTTTCATCACCGGCACACTGCTCAACGTCGACGGCGGGGACGGCATCCTCGGCAAGCAGTGA
- a CDS encoding ABC transporter ATP-binding protein produces MTRILEVENLVKGFSLSGGMRVHAVEDVSFHVDQAETFALVGESGCGKTTLANLAMRLQKPDSGMIRLLDTDITDLGTRELRPHRRHLQMIFQDPFASLNPRKTVGKIVGDPMRLNRTASNSDAEDRVAELFELVGLSPDDMRKYPHQFSGGQRQRICIARALTLNPSLIVADEAVSALDVSVRATVLNLMIELQQEFELSYLFVSHDLAVVERIAHRVAVMYLGQIVELGPRRQVFENPQHSYTQRLMDAAPIADPAQRRERALIAGEIPSPVWPEDQGPERVSLRDLGGGHFVAAE; encoded by the coding sequence ATGACGAGAATCCTCGAGGTCGAAAATCTGGTCAAGGGCTTCTCGCTCTCCGGCGGTATGCGGGTCCACGCCGTCGAAGACGTCAGCTTCCACGTAGATCAGGCCGAGACCTTCGCGCTCGTCGGTGAGAGCGGATGCGGCAAAACCACATTGGCGAATCTGGCCATGCGTCTGCAGAAGCCCGACAGCGGGATGATCAGGTTGCTCGACACCGATATCACTGATCTTGGCACCCGTGAGTTGCGACCTCACCGCCGCCATCTGCAGATGATCTTTCAGGATCCGTTCGCCAGCCTCAATCCGCGCAAGACCGTGGGCAAGATCGTCGGCGATCCGATGCGGTTGAACCGGACCGCGTCAAACAGCGATGCCGAAGACCGTGTGGCCGAGCTGTTCGAGCTCGTAGGTCTGAGCCCCGACGATATGCGGAAGTATCCGCATCAGTTCTCCGGGGGCCAGCGTCAGCGCATCTGCATCGCTCGAGCGCTCACGCTCAACCCCAGTCTCATCGTGGCCGACGAGGCCGTGTCCGCGCTCGATGTCTCAGTGCGTGCCACGGTGCTCAATCTCATGATCGAGCTGCAGCAGGAGTTCGAATTGTCGTATCTCTTCGTCAGCCACGACCTGGCCGTTGTCGAAAGGATCGCCCACCGCGTCGCCGTCATGTACCTGGGACAGATCGTCGAACTGGGGCCGCGGCGTCAGGTGTTCGAGAATCCGCAGCATTCCTATACTCAGCGCCTCATGGACGCCGCTCCGATCGCGGATCCCGCTCAGCGGCGCGAAAGGGCCCTCATCGCCGGTGAGATCCCCAGCCCTGTCTGGCCCGAGGACCAAGGACCCGAGCGGGTGAGCCTGCGCGATCTGGGAGGCGGTCACTTCGTGGCGGCCGAATGA
- a CDS encoding ATP-binding cassette domain-containing protein yields MNATALTADSTSGPTAAGGDESPILSVKNLSVKFQDNVAVNDVSFDVSPGEVLAIVGESGSGKSVTSLAIMRLVELSSSGKVTDGQMTFSRASGDVVDLRTASEATMRTIRGNDISMIFQEPLTSLNPVYSVGNQLAEVLRVHKGMSRREAKKGVIELMERVRIPEPKRRARQYPHQMSGGMRQRVVIAMALACQPKILIADEPTTALDVTIQAQILALLRELKNDLDAGIIFITHDMGVVAEIADRVLVMRKSHAIETGDVAEIFHRPQHPYTKKLLSAVPKLGSMNGTDSPALFRLDKEEVRR; encoded by the coding sequence ATGAACGCCACAGCGCTCACCGCTGATTCCACCAGTGGTCCCACGGCAGCCGGTGGAGACGAGTCACCGATTCTGTCGGTGAAGAATCTGTCCGTGAAGTTCCAAGACAACGTTGCTGTCAATGACGTGTCCTTCGATGTCAGTCCCGGAGAGGTCTTGGCAATCGTCGGGGAATCAGGTTCGGGAAAGTCTGTGACTTCCCTTGCCATCATGCGGCTCGTTGAACTCTCCTCCTCAGGGAAAGTCACCGACGGCCAGATGACGTTCTCTCGGGCAAGCGGTGACGTCGTGGACTTGCGCACCGCCTCGGAAGCGACGATGCGCACGATTCGCGGCAATGACATTTCGATGATCTTCCAAGAACCGCTGACATCACTCAACCCAGTCTATTCGGTGGGCAACCAGCTCGCCGAGGTGCTGCGTGTGCATAAGGGGATGTCTCGCCGAGAAGCGAAGAAGGGCGTCATCGAACTCATGGAACGGGTACGCATTCCCGAACCGAAGCGCCGTGCCCGCCAGTACCCCCACCAGATGTCGGGCGGCATGCGCCAGCGTGTCGTCATCGCCATGGCTCTGGCCTGCCAGCCGAAGATCCTCATCGCCGACGAACCGACCACGGCACTGGATGTGACGATCCAGGCTCAGATTCTCGCTCTGCTTCGTGAGCTGAAGAACGACCTCGACGCCGGGATCATCTTCATCACCCACGATATGGGTGTGGTCGCCGAGATCGCCGATCGGGTCCTCGTCATGCGGAAGTCCCACGCCATCGAAACCGGCGATGTCGCCGAGATCTTCCATCGACCACAGCATCCGTATACGAAGAAGCTCCTCAGCGCTGTGCCGAAGCTCGGTTCGATGAACGGCACCGACTCCCCTGCACTGTTCCGGCTCGACAAAGAAGAGGTCCGACGATGA
- a CDS encoding ABC transporter permease: MTDIMSLPGTGQEQPEPPTEAAKRKRPTTAWTLFRRNRVALIGLSLLALILLAITFGPMIYPNNPFEIVGIPMEAPGESDVLLGTDALGRDLFAELLYGGRATMLVGVVAAILSTAIGIILGGFAGYHRGWADSVAVRITEFFQVLPPLLLAMVLVTLFTPSLLTITIAIGVVSWPATMRITRAEFLRIRELDYVRNDRAAGAGDFWIIMKTILPNALPPIVVMSTLVIGQAMLFEAGLSFLGLGDPNTMSWGLILGNNREQMLTAWWPVAFPGLAIFLAVLSVSLSGDGLNDALNPKGRER; the protein is encoded by the coding sequence ATGACCGACATCATGTCACTGCCGGGCACCGGTCAGGAACAGCCGGAGCCGCCGACGGAGGCTGCGAAGCGAAAGCGGCCGACGACGGCGTGGACCCTGTTCCGACGCAACCGTGTCGCCCTCATCGGACTGTCGCTGCTGGCCCTGATTCTGCTCGCCATCACCTTCGGCCCGATGATCTATCCGAACAATCCCTTCGAGATCGTCGGCATTCCGATGGAGGCCCCGGGCGAGTCCGATGTGCTGCTCGGCACCGATGCCCTCGGACGCGATCTGTTCGCCGAGCTGCTCTATGGCGGTCGCGCGACCATGCTCGTCGGCGTGGTAGCGGCCATCCTGTCGACGGCGATCGGGATCATCCTCGGCGGGTTCGCCGGCTATCACCGAGGATGGGCCGACTCTGTAGCAGTGCGCATCACCGAGTTCTTCCAAGTGCTGCCTCCGCTGCTGCTGGCCATGGTGCTCGTGACCCTGTTCACACCGAGCCTGCTGACGATCACGATCGCCATCGGCGTCGTCAGCTGGCCGGCGACCATGCGCATCACACGCGCCGAGTTCCTGCGCATCCGCGAACTCGACTACGTCAGGAACGACCGCGCTGCCGGAGCCGGAGACTTCTGGATCATCATGAAGACGATCCTGCCCAATGCACTGCCACCGATCGTCGTCATGTCGACCTTGGTCATCGGTCAGGCGATGCTCTTCGAAGCGGGACTGAGCTTCCTCGGTCTCGGTGACCCGAACACGATGAGCTGGGGGCTCATCCTCGGCAACAACCGTGAGCAGATGCTCACTGCATGGTGGCCGGTGGCCTTCCCGGGTCTGGCCATCTTCCTCGCTGTCCTCAGCGTCAGCCTCTCCGGCGACGGACTCAATGACGCACTCAATCCCAAAGGTCGTGAACGATGA
- a CDS encoding ABC transporter permease, with the protein MALSRTRSIASRIGQAVLLLLAVIIFNFVLIHLAPGDPATVIAGESGGTTPEQLETIREAYGLNDPILVQLWHYLVRIAHFDLGYSFYFGQDVTALIGERLYPTVLLAGTGMTAGLIIGTLLGVVAAIKPQGILSYFVTVIALVGFAAPVFWTSVLLLLALSIALPIFPVQGMNSIIVSPHVLPQMWDTAMHLVLPATALALIYVALYSRTARTSMLEVLDSDYIRTAWAKGLGGKVVIFKHALRNAVLPVVTLLGLHVGALLSSVVLIEVVFNWPGLGSLLLESILRRDTPVILGILLASSVLVIIANLVTDVAYRIIDPRIAVSGGPQ; encoded by the coding sequence ATGGCCCTGTCGAGAACCCGCTCGATCGCCTCACGCATCGGGCAGGCCGTGCTCCTCCTTCTCGCCGTCATCATCTTCAACTTCGTCCTCATCCACCTCGCCCCCGGAGATCCGGCCACCGTCATCGCCGGCGAATCCGGCGGCACTACTCCCGAGCAGCTCGAAACGATCAGAGAGGCCTATGGGCTCAATGACCCGATCCTCGTCCAGCTCTGGCACTATCTCGTCAGAATCGCCCATTTCGACCTCGGATATTCGTTCTACTTCGGTCAGGATGTCACGGCGCTCATCGGCGAACGCCTGTATCCGACCGTGCTTCTTGCTGGCACTGGAATGACTGCAGGTCTCATCATCGGCACACTGCTCGGAGTGGTCGCCGCGATCAAACCGCAGGGAATCCTCAGCTACTTCGTCACCGTCATCGCCCTCGTCGGTTTCGCCGCACCAGTGTTCTGGACTTCCGTGCTGCTGCTGCTGGCTTTGTCGATCGCTCTGCCGATCTTCCCGGTGCAGGGGATGAACTCGATCATCGTCTCCCCTCATGTGCTTCCGCAGATGTGGGACACGGCGATGCACTTGGTCCTGCCCGCCACGGCGCTGGCGCTCATCTATGTGGCGCTCTACAGCCGCACGGCACGCACGAGCATGCTCGAAGTCCTCGACTCCGACTACATCCGCACGGCGTGGGCGAAGGGGCTGGGCGGCAAGGTCGTCATCTTCAAACATGCCCTGCGCAATGCCGTGCTTCCGGTCGTCACACTCCTCGGGCTCCACGTCGGTGCCCTGCTGTCGAGCGTGGTGCTCATCGAAGTCGTGTTCAACTGGCCGGGGCTCGGCTCACTGCTGCTCGAGTCGATCCTCCGCCGCGACACTCCCGTGATCCTGGGGATCCTGTTGGCCAGTTCCGTTCTCGTCATCATCGCCAATCTGGTCACCGATGTGGCCTATCGCATCATCGATCCGCGGATCGCCGTTTCAGGAGGGCCACAATGA